A window of the Janthinobacterium agaricidamnosum NBRC 102515 = DSM 9628 genome harbors these coding sequences:
- the epsF gene encoding chain length determinant protein EpsF — MNFAQFFLILRARKWIFLITLLVTVTATAVISLSLPKTYKATSSLLLNYKGVDPLTGLSMPGQLLPGYMATQVDIISSKNVALRVVDQLKLDQSPAVNIQFTQATGGKGTLRDWLADLLLGKLEIVPSRESSVVDISFKGSDPQFVAAIANAFAEEYQKTNIQLKVDPMKKASVYFNEQTKLLRDAVETAQSRLSKYQQEHGIVSVDNRLDVESNRLNDLSAQLVAAQGLAMEAESRRQMAQGQQSAESPDVATNPLIQNLKMGLGSAESKLAEVAQRLDRNHPQYLSAKAEVDKLRADLNAQLKITSNSVVNNAQIMQQREAAIRSALAAQKDKVLELNRTRDEMGVLAKDVESAQKAFDATSQRFSQTRIEGQSDQSDISILNPAVVPFQPSGPKVLLNTALAFFLGSLLGLGFTLLAEMLDRRVRSEDDFSDMLNIPVLAEIEWNAPARPRFRVINSFLPRSLRLN; from the coding sequence ATGAATTTTGCCCAGTTTTTCTTGATCTTGCGCGCGCGCAAATGGATCTTCCTGATCACCTTGCTGGTGACCGTGACGGCGACGGCGGTGATCAGCCTGAGCTTGCCGAAGACCTACAAGGCCACCAGTTCGCTGTTGCTGAACTATAAGGGGGTCGATCCGCTGACCGGCCTGAGCATGCCGGGCCAGCTGTTGCCGGGTTATATGGCGACCCAGGTCGATATCATCAGCAGCAAGAATGTCGCCTTGCGCGTCGTCGATCAGTTGAAGCTGGACCAAAGCCCGGCGGTGAACATCCAGTTCACCCAGGCCACCGGCGGCAAGGGTACCTTGCGCGACTGGCTGGCCGACCTGTTGCTGGGCAAGCTGGAAATCGTGCCGTCGCGCGAAAGCAGCGTGGTCGACATCAGCTTCAAGGGCAGCGATCCGCAATTCGTCGCCGCGATCGCCAATGCGTTCGCCGAGGAATACCAGAAGACGAATATCCAGTTGAAGGTCGATCCGATGAAAAAAGCATCGGTGTACTTCAATGAGCAAACCAAGCTGCTGCGCGACGCGGTCGAAACGGCGCAAAGCCGGCTCTCGAAATACCAGCAGGAACACGGCATCGTCAGCGTCGACAACCGGCTTGACGTCGAATCGAACCGCCTGAACGACTTGTCGGCGCAACTGGTGGCGGCCCAAGGCCTGGCGATGGAAGCGGAGTCGCGCCGCCAGATGGCGCAGGGCCAGCAATCGGCCGAATCGCCGGACGTGGCCACCAATCCGCTGATCCAGAACTTGAAGATGGGCCTGGGCAGCGCCGAATCGAAGCTGGCCGAAGTGGCGCAGCGGCTGGACCGCAACCATCCGCAATACCTGAGCGCCAAGGCCGAGGTCGATAAATTGCGCGCCGACTTGAACGCGCAATTGAAAATCACCTCGAACAGCGTGGTCAACAATGCACAGATCATGCAGCAGCGCGAAGCGGCTATCCGTTCCGCGCTGGCCGCGCAAAAAGACAAGGTACTGGAATTGAACCGCACCCGCGATGAAATGGGCGTACTGGCCAAGGATGTCGAAAGCGCGCAAAAAGCGTTCGACGCGACTTCGCAGCGGTTTTCGCAAACCCGCATCGAAGGCCAGTCCGATCAGTCCGATATTTCGATCCTGAACCCGGCGGTGGTGCCGTTCCAGCCATCCGGCCCGAAAGTGCTGCTCAATACCGCGCTGGCGTTTTTCCTCGGTTCGCTGCTGGGGCTGGGTTTCACGCTGCTGGCCGAAATGCTGGACCGCCGGGTGCGCTCGGAAGACGACTTCAGCGACATGCTGAATATTCCGGTGCTGGCGGAGATCGAATGGAACGCGCCGGCGCGTCCGCGTTTCCGCGTGATCAATTCGTTTTTGCCGCGCAGCCTGCGCCTGAACTAA
- the epsE gene encoding polysaccharide export protein EpsE: protein MKRLAIWILAAFLAMGAGVAAAADVLLGAGDVLKISVYGSPDLALETRISEAGDITFPLVGTVAIGGLSTSAAEKKIGGLLEEGGFLRKAQVNIIVTVLQSQQVSVLGQVNRPGRYPIEGKRSLMDMLAMAGGVGPDGGDSVTLVRKRNGSTTKEVIDIIDMVRNADLNRDFDVGGNDVVFVERAPKFYIYGEVQRPGAFRLERSMTVLQALATGGGLTQRGTERGVRIKRRDAAGVVQIIDAKHDDLLQVDDVLYVKESWF, encoded by the coding sequence ATGAAACGACTGGCAATCTGGATTTTGGCAGCCTTCCTGGCCATGGGGGCCGGCGTCGCGGCGGCCGCCGACGTGTTGCTGGGGGCTGGCGACGTGCTGAAAATTTCCGTCTACGGCAGTCCCGACCTGGCGCTGGAAACCCGCATCAGCGAAGCCGGCGACATCACCTTCCCGCTGGTCGGCACGGTCGCCATCGGCGGCTTGTCGACGTCGGCGGCCGAAAAGAAAATCGGCGGCTTGCTGGAAGAGGGCGGTTTCTTGCGCAAGGCGCAAGTCAATATCATCGTCACCGTGCTGCAAAGCCAGCAAGTGTCGGTGCTGGGCCAGGTCAACCGGCCGGGACGCTATCCGATCGAAGGCAAGCGCAGCCTGATGGACATGCTGGCCATGGCCGGCGGCGTCGGCCCCGACGGCGGCGATAGCGTGACGCTGGTGCGCAAGCGCAACGGGAGCACGACCAAGGAAGTCATCGACATCATCGACATGGTGCGTAATGCCGACCTGAACCGCGATTTCGACGTCGGCGGCAATGACGTGGTGTTTGTCGAACGGGCGCCGAAGTTTTACATTTATGGCGAAGTGCAGCGTCCCGGCGCGTTCCGCCTGGAGCGCTCGATGACGGTGTTGCAGGCGCTGGCCACCGGCGGCGGGCTGACCCAGCGCGGCACCGAGCGTGGCGTGCGCATCAAGCGGCGCGACGCGGCCGGCGTGGTGCAGATCATCGACGCCAAGCACGACGACCTGTTGCAGGTCGACGATGTGCTGTATGTCAAGGAAAGCTGGTTCTAA
- a CDS encoding EpsD family peptidyl-prolyl cis-trans isomerase — protein sequence MSSQRVLCAGLVLLAAVGLSACGDKEKKSGQALASVNGKEITVLQLNEELQRSGVQAAQQEAASKQLLEALIDRQLLENEASKDKTDRDPKVMQAIERAKSLIVAQAYMQKRIGNVAKPTEAEVEDYFTKHPEFFTQRKQFDMKELVIASADMNDELKKAMDGAKSLEEVAVWLDAHQLKYVRTQLSRTSADLAPELSAKLLAMPKGQLFIIREGDRSLLISIADIKDSPVTLAVASQQIQQFLFNKKNKDAADAELARLRATAKIEYLNKGAPASASAAASAAAPAAAPAPAPAPAAESSSPVSAAHERGVAGLK from the coding sequence ATGTCATCCCAACGTGTATTGTGCGCCGGCCTGGTGCTGCTGGCCGCCGTCGGTTTGTCGGCATGCGGCGACAAGGAAAAGAAATCCGGCCAGGCGCTGGCCAGCGTCAATGGCAAAGAAATTACTGTATTGCAATTGAATGAAGAATTGCAGCGCTCCGGCGTGCAGGCGGCGCAGCAGGAAGCGGCCAGCAAGCAATTGCTGGAAGCGCTGATCGACCGCCAGCTGCTGGAAAACGAGGCGAGCAAGGACAAGACCGACCGCGACCCGAAAGTCATGCAGGCGATCGAACGCGCCAAGTCGCTGATCGTGGCCCAGGCGTATATGCAAAAACGCATCGGCAACGTCGCCAAGCCGACCGAGGCTGAAGTGGAAGACTATTTCACCAAGCATCCTGAATTCTTTACTCAGCGCAAGCAGTTCGACATGAAGGAATTGGTCATCGCCAGCGCCGACATGAACGACGAATTGAAAAAAGCGATGGATGGCGCCAAGTCGCTCGAAGAAGTCGCGGTCTGGCTCGACGCGCACCAGCTCAAGTATGTGCGCACCCAGTTGTCGCGCACCAGCGCCGACCTGGCGCCCGAATTGAGCGCCAAGCTGCTGGCGATGCCGAAAGGCCAGTTGTTCATCATCCGCGAAGGCGACCGCAGCCTGCTTATTTCGATCGCCGACATCAAGGATAGCCCGGTCACGCTGGCGGTGGCTTCGCAGCAAATCCAGCAATTCCTGTTCAACAAGAAAAACAAGGATGCGGCCGACGCCGAACTGGCGCGGCTGCGCGCGACGGCCAAGATCGAGTACCTGAACAAGGGCGCGCCAGCGTCGGCTTCCGCTGCGGCTTCGGCAGCGGCACCGGCAGCGGCTCCGGCTCCGGCTCCGGCCCCGGCGGCGGAGTCGTCCAGCCCGGTCAGCGCAGCGCATGAACGGGGCGTGGCGGGCTTGAAGTAA
- a CDS encoding undecaprenyl-phosphate glucose phosphotransferase: protein MTVSDIPLISFFQRVLDPVIIMGALYLLCLMSGEPFTGYSLVLMILAFFISSSVYQYVDPYRTWRSGRMLAYARDIFVGWGLTVLILVFLGSVTGLAYHFEERVVLGWFVLTPFLLLASHLAARQLVSDPGQSREVRSVVIIGANEASIKLAATIARHPNLFMRVRGYFDDRTEDRWPVAMREPMLGNMQDIAAYVREHNIKIIFISQPISAQPRIRKLLDELQDTTASVYFLPDIYLFDLMQARFDNVGGVPVIAICESPFTGFNSMIKRASDIVLGLLIQVLLLPLMVLIAIAVKVTSPGPVIFRQRRYGLYGEEIIVYKFRSMTVSEDGNKVVQATKNDQRVTRIGGFLRRSSLDELPQFLNVLQGRMSIVGPRPHAVAHNEQYRKLIKGYMLRHKVKPGITGWAQVNGLRGETETLDKMEARIHFDLDYLRNWSLWLDLWIIVKTVKVVLKRDNAH, encoded by the coding sequence ATGACTGTCAGCGATATTCCTCTTATTTCATTTTTCCAGCGGGTACTCGATCCCGTGATCATCATGGGCGCGCTCTACCTGCTGTGCCTGATGTCGGGCGAGCCGTTCACCGGTTATTCGCTGGTCTTGATGATACTGGCATTCTTCATTTCGTCGTCGGTCTACCAATACGTCGACCCTTACCGTACCTGGCGCAGCGGCCGCATGCTGGCTTACGCGCGCGATATCTTCGTCGGCTGGGGCCTGACGGTGCTGATCCTGGTTTTCCTCGGCTCGGTTACCGGCCTGGCCTATCACTTCGAAGAGCGGGTGGTGCTGGGCTGGTTTGTGCTGACGCCATTTCTGTTGCTGGCCAGCCACCTGGCGGCGCGCCAGCTGGTGTCCGATCCGGGCCAGAGCCGGGAAGTGCGCTCGGTGGTGATCATCGGCGCCAACGAGGCCAGCATCAAACTGGCGGCCACCATCGCGCGCCATCCGAATCTGTTCATGCGCGTGCGCGGTTATTTCGACGACCGCACCGAAGACCGCTGGCCGGTGGCGATGCGCGAGCCGATGCTGGGCAATATGCAGGATATCGCCGCCTATGTGCGGGAACATAATATCAAGATCATCTTCATCAGCCAGCCGATCTCGGCCCAGCCGCGCATCCGCAAACTGCTCGATGAATTACAAGACACCACCGCCTCGGTTTATTTCCTGCCGGATATTTATCTGTTCGACCTGATGCAAGCCCGTTTCGACAATGTCGGCGGCGTGCCGGTGATCGCCATCTGCGAATCGCCGTTTACCGGTTTTAACAGCATGATCAAGCGCGCCAGCGATATCGTGCTCGGCTTGCTGATCCAGGTCCTGCTGTTGCCGCTGATGGTGCTGATCGCCATCGCCGTCAAGGTGACCTCGCCCGGGCCGGTGATTTTCCGCCAGCGCCGCTACGGCCTGTATGGCGAGGAAATCATCGTCTACAAATTCCGCTCGATGACGGTCAGCGAAGATGGCAATAAGGTGGTGCAAGCGACCAAGAATGACCAGCGCGTCACGCGCATCGGCGGCTTCTTGCGGCGCAGTTCGCTCGATGAATTGCCGCAATTCCTGAATGTCTTGCAAGGACGCATGAGCATTGTCGGACCGCGCCCGCATGCGGTGGCGCACAACGAGCAATACCGCAAGCTGATCAAGGGATATATGCTGCGTCACAAGGTCAAGCCCGGCATTACCGGCTGGGCCCAGGTGAATGGCTTGCGCGGCGAAACCGAGACGCTCGACAAGATGGAGGCGCGCATCCATTTCGACCTCGACTACCTGCGCAACTGGTCGCTGTGGCTGGACTTGTGGATTATCGTAAAGACCGTCAAGGTGGTGCTGAAGCGCGATAACGCGCATTGA
- the epsL gene encoding XrtB/PEP-CTERM-associated polysaccharide biosynthesis outer membrane protein EpsL → MLNLLRKNISCEWIALPLPAPRRALISSLLLAGGALGAGPALAEISDTIKPFIATAYSYDDNLLRLPDGVEGQGGGRGDTARQIQAGFLFNRPIGRQVLSGQAKWSKVSFKHFKDLDYDGKDFLADWEWHLANHLQGHLGASYNQTLTPFSDFQSSERNLRVQRRDYFDVAWRFHPSWRVRGALSHESYNYDLSTQRFNNRSENAAEVGGDYLASSDSRIGFQVRHSHSVYQQPRLIEAAFVEDSFDQDEAKANIYWYFSGITQLEFIGGWATRRYAFLNARDASGLNARTNLYWAPLGKLRFTGSAWREFSVVESVIFNNSLNQGVSLGATWDATGKIRVDASVRREKRDFNGSGVAAAGGDVSDRGHGATLGFSYVPYRQVQLGVSVFVDVRDGSPIVGTNSFHAKGASVNASVQF, encoded by the coding sequence ATGTTGAATCTCTTGCGAAAAAACATCAGTTGCGAATGGATAGCGTTGCCCTTGCCGGCGCCGCGCCGCGCGCTGATCAGCTCGCTTCTGCTGGCTGGCGGCGCCTTGGGCGCCGGACCGGCGCTGGCCGAGATCAGCGACACCATCAAGCCCTTTATCGCCACCGCCTATTCTTACGACGATAACCTGTTGCGGCTGCCGGACGGCGTCGAGGGGCAGGGCGGCGGCCGCGGCGATACCGCGCGCCAGATCCAGGCCGGCTTCCTGTTCAACCGGCCGATCGGCCGGCAAGTTCTTTCCGGCCAGGCCAAGTGGTCGAAAGTGAGCTTTAAGCACTTCAAGGACCTCGATTATGATGGCAAGGATTTCCTGGCGGATTGGGAATGGCATCTCGCTAATCATTTGCAAGGCCATCTCGGCGCCAGCTATAACCAGACCTTGACGCCGTTTTCCGATTTCCAGAGCAGCGAGCGCAATCTGCGGGTCCAGCGGCGCGATTATTTCGACGTCGCCTGGCGCTTCCATCCAAGCTGGCGGGTGCGCGGCGCGCTCTCGCATGAAAGCTACAACTACGACTTGAGTACCCAGCGGTTTAACAACCGCAGCGAAAACGCGGCCGAGGTCGGCGGCGATTACCTGGCCTCCAGCGACAGCCGGATCGGTTTCCAGGTACGCCATTCGCACTCGGTCTACCAGCAGCCGCGCCTGATCGAAGCGGCGTTCGTCGAAGACAGTTTCGACCAGGATGAGGCGAAGGCGAATATCTATTGGTATTTCAGCGGCATCACGCAACTGGAATTCATCGGCGGCTGGGCCACCCGCCGTTATGCCTTCCTGAATGCGCGCGACGCCAGCGGCTTGAACGCGCGCACCAATCTGTACTGGGCGCCGCTGGGCAAGCTGCGTTTCACCGGCAGCGCGTGGCGCGAATTCTCGGTGGTCGAAAGCGTTATTTTCAACAATAGCCTGAACCAGGGCGTCAGCCTCGGCGCGACCTGGGATGCGACCGGCAAGATCCGCGTCGATGCCTCGGTGCGCCGCGAAAAACGCGATTTCAACGGCAGCGGCGTGGCGGCGGCGGGCGGCGATGTCAGCGACCGCGGCCATGGCGCCACGCTGGGCTTCAGTTATGTGCCGTACCGCCAGGTGCAGTTGGGCGTCAGCGTGTTTGTCGACGTGCGCGACGGTTCGCCAATAGTGGGTACCAATAGTTTCCACGCCAAGGGCGCCTCGGTTAACGCCAGCGTCCAGTTTTAA
- a CDS encoding CAAX prenyl protease-related protein codes for MFERAALVRVLPFALYLSFILIDDMLRRFGWPAHALRWLYGIKIGAVLTVLIACRRHYGELRWVRPSPRGLLLSLLTGLLVLVLWVKLDAGWMSIGSSAGFDPRGDGGIIDWRLVAMRIAGAALVVPVMEELFWRSFLMRWIDAPDFLKRAPAQVSARAFAVSVLLFGFEHNLWLAGLVAGAAYSVLYMRSQSLWPPIIAHAVTNAGLGVWIVTTGHWTYW; via the coding sequence ATGTTTGAGCGGGCCGCACTGGTCCGGGTCTTGCCCTTCGCGCTCTACCTTTCCTTTATCCTTATCGACGACATGCTGCGCCGTTTCGGCTGGCCGGCGCATGCATTGCGCTGGCTGTACGGCATCAAGATCGGCGCCGTGCTGACCGTGCTGATCGCTTGCCGGCGTCATTACGGCGAATTGCGCTGGGTCCGCCCCAGCCCGCGCGGCTTGCTGCTGTCGCTGCTGACCGGCTTGCTGGTGCTGGTATTGTGGGTCAAGCTGGACGCCGGCTGGATGAGCATCGGCAGCAGCGCCGGTTTCGATCCGCGTGGCGACGGCGGCATCATCGACTGGCGCCTGGTGGCCATGCGCATCGCCGGCGCGGCGCTGGTGGTGCCGGTGATGGAGGAGTTGTTCTGGCGCTCGTTCCTGATGCGCTGGATCGATGCGCCCGATTTTTTGAAGCGCGCACCGGCGCAGGTCAGCGCCAGGGCATTTGCCGTCTCGGTGCTGCTGTTTGGGTTTGAACACAATCTGTGGCTGGCCGGTTTAGTCGCCGGGGCCGCCTACAGCGTGTTGTATATGCGCAGCCAGTCGCTGTGGCCGCCGATCATTGCGCATGCTGTCACGAATGCGGGTTTGGGCGTGTGGATTGTTACTACTGGTCATTGGACTTACTGGTAG
- a CDS encoding ATP-binding cassette domain-containing protein, whose product MAVISLSSAQLAFGHVALLDHAEFSLETTERVGLIGRNGTGKSSLLKVISGKFKLDDGLLVMQQGLKIAYVEQEPQFDPGMSVYDAVASGMGDLQALLSEYDSLTGQFGQGDDDALMERMHEVQVKLDAADGWSLPNKVETVLGRLNLAGGMLMKTLSGGMQKRVALARALVSAPDVLLLDEPTNHLDFTSILWLEGLLRDYKGSVLFITHDRSFLDNVATRIIELDRGRLLSYPGNFSAYQVRKSEQLEIEEVENAKFDKFLAQEEVWIRKGVKARRVRDEGRVRRLEALRLTRSARREQQGQVNLNVSAGERSGKIVAELENVSKVYGEKVIVRDFTGTILRGDKVGLIGANGAGKTTLLKMILGQEESDTGTIRLGTKLQVAYFDQMRTQLNEEANLMETIAPGSDWVEINGQRKHVMTYLNDFLFAPERARSPVKSLSGGERNRLLLARLFAKPANVLVLDEPTNDLDIDTLELLEELLEEYTGTVFLVSHDRTFLDNVVTQVIVAEGEGKWREFVGGYSDWERVRSIAPATPVAGSARPAAKVEAAAAQPAVARQKKLSYKEQRELDELPVLIASLEDEQAVIAAQLSHPDFYKKTPAEGKRLNARVAEIETLLLEALEKWETIEART is encoded by the coding sequence ATGGCTGTCATCTCTCTTTCATCGGCGCAACTCGCGTTCGGTCACGTCGCGCTGCTCGACCACGCGGAATTTTCACTGGAAACGACCGAGCGGGTCGGTCTGATCGGGCGCAACGGCACCGGTAAATCCTCTTTGCTGAAAGTCATTTCCGGCAAATTCAAGCTCGACGATGGCTTGCTGGTCATGCAGCAAGGCTTGAAAATCGCCTATGTCGAGCAAGAACCGCAATTCGATCCGGGCATGTCGGTGTACGACGCGGTCGCGTCCGGCATGGGCGATTTGCAGGCGCTGTTGTCGGAATACGACAGCCTGACCGGCCAGTTCGGCCAGGGCGATGACGACGCGCTGATGGAACGGATGCACGAGGTCCAGGTCAAGCTGGATGCGGCCGATGGCTGGAGCTTGCCGAACAAGGTCGAAACCGTGCTGGGCCGTTTGAACCTGGCTGGCGGCATGTTGATGAAAACCCTGTCGGGCGGGATGCAGAAGCGGGTCGCGCTGGCGCGCGCGCTGGTGTCGGCGCCGGACGTGCTGCTGCTCGATGAACCGACCAACCACCTGGATTTCACGTCGATCCTGTGGCTGGAAGGCTTGTTGCGCGACTACAAGGGCAGCGTGCTGTTCATTACCCATGACCGTTCCTTCCTCGACAATGTGGCGACCCGCATCATCGAACTGGACCGTGGCCGCTTGCTGTCCTATCCAGGCAACTTTAGCGCCTATCAAGTGCGCAAGAGCGAACAGCTGGAAATCGAAGAGGTGGAAAACGCCAAGTTCGACAAATTCCTGGCGCAAGAGGAGGTCTGGATACGCAAGGGCGTCAAGGCGCGCCGGGTGCGCGACGAAGGCCGCGTGCGCCGCCTGGAAGCATTGCGCCTGACGCGCAGCGCGCGCCGCGAACAGCAAGGCCAGGTCAACCTGAACGTGTCGGCCGGCGAACGCTCCGGCAAGATCGTCGCGGAACTGGAAAACGTCTCCAAGGTGTACGGTGAGAAAGTCATCGTGCGCGATTTCACCGGCACCATCTTGCGTGGCGACAAGGTCGGCTTGATCGGCGCCAACGGCGCCGGCAAGACCACCTTGCTGAAAATGATATTGGGCCAGGAAGAATCCGACACCGGCACGATACGCCTGGGTACCAAGTTGCAGGTCGCGTATTTCGACCAGATGCGCACCCAGCTGAATGAAGAGGCGAACTTGATGGAAACCATCGCGCCGGGCAGCGACTGGGTTGAAATCAATGGCCAGCGCAAGCACGTGATGACCTACCTGAACGATTTCCTGTTCGCGCCGGAACGGGCCCGCTCGCCGGTCAAGTCGTTGTCGGGCGGCGAACGCAACCGTTTGCTGCTGGCGCGCCTGTTCGCCAAGCCGGCCAACGTGCTGGTGCTCGACGAACCGACCAATGACCTGGATATCGATACGCTGGAATTGCTCGAAGAGTTGCTGGAAGAGTATACCGGCACCGTCTTCCTGGTCAGCCATGACCGCACCTTCCTCGACAACGTGGTGACCCAGGTGATCGTCGCCGAAGGCGAGGGCAAGTGGCGCGAATTCGTCGGCGGTTATTCCGACTGGGAGCGGGTGCGCAGCATCGCCCCGGCGACGCCGGTGGCCGGCAGCGCCAGGCCGGCCGCCAAGGTGGAAGCGGCCGCCGCCCAGCCAGCCGTTGCCCGGCAAAAAAAGCTCAGCTACAAGGAGCAGCGCGAACTCGATGAATTGCCGGTGCTGATCGCCAGCCTGGAAGACGAGCAGGCAGTGATCGCGGCGCAACTGTCGCATCCCGATTTTTACAAGAAGACCCCGGCCGAAGGCAAGCGCCTGAACGCCCGTGTCGCTGAAATCGAGACGCTGCTGCTGGAAGCGCTGGAAAAATGGGAAACCATCGAGGCGCGCACCTAG
- a CDS encoding MBOAT family O-acyltransferase, whose protein sequence is MLFNSFPFFLVFLPLALLAYFVLSTYSLRLSIIFLLLASIAFYCYWDIAFLPLLGVSICSNFVIGRAISQRREVGRLPAAKTWLVCGLVFNLSLLVFFKYADFLIGNLAWLTGAPWRTIGIALPIGISFFTFTQIAYLVDCHAGKVKDYQPESYGLFVTYFPHLIAGPILHHKDMMPQFERPASHVFSRGRIVVGLSFFTIGLFKKVILADGVARFVGPVFDLHYHHLSMLEAWAGALAYTFQLYFDFSAYSDMAYGLSYLFGIVLPINFDSPYKATSIIEFWRRWHITLSNFLRDYLYIPLGGNRKGSMQRYLNLLITMVLGGLWHGANWTYLLWGALHGLYLIVNHALRRLLGGRDSLLIRVPGAAATFLAVVLAWVFFRAASVPVALDLLNGMAGGTLTPAMQGTLLGVNRIMQLDMCLWWLAACAMVAFLLPNAYQLLGRGMRPEQERALEGTRGSMLLGALLMLCFLLLAISETRGVSEFLYFNF, encoded by the coding sequence GTGCTATTTAATTCATTTCCGTTTTTTCTCGTATTCCTGCCGCTGGCCCTGCTTGCTTATTTTGTTTTATCGACCTATTCGCTGCGCCTGTCGATCATCTTCCTGCTGCTGGCGTCGATCGCCTTCTATTGCTACTGGGATATCGCCTTCTTGCCCTTGCTGGGGGTGTCGATATGCAGCAACTTTGTCATCGGCCGCGCTATTTCGCAGCGCCGCGAAGTAGGGCGCTTGCCGGCCGCCAAGACCTGGCTGGTGTGCGGGCTGGTGTTCAATTTGTCCTTGCTGGTGTTTTTCAAGTATGCCGACTTTTTAATCGGCAACCTGGCCTGGCTGACCGGCGCGCCGTGGCGGACTATCGGCATTGCCTTGCCGATTGGCATCTCCTTTTTTACTTTCACGCAAATCGCCTACCTGGTCGATTGTCACGCCGGCAAGGTCAAGGATTACCAGCCTGAAAGCTATGGCTTGTTCGTCACGTATTTTCCGCACCTGATCGCCGGCCCTATCCTGCATCACAAGGACATGATGCCGCAATTCGAGCGGCCGGCTTCGCATGTATTCAGCCGCGGCCGCATTGTCGTCGGGCTGTCGTTCTTTACCATCGGCTTGTTCAAGAAAGTGATCCTGGCCGATGGCGTGGCGCGCTTTGTCGGGCCGGTGTTCGACCTGCATTACCACCACCTGAGCATGCTGGAAGCGTGGGCCGGCGCGCTGGCCTACACCTTCCAGCTGTATTTCGATTTTTCGGCGTATTCCGACATGGCTTACGGCTTGTCCTATCTGTTCGGCATCGTCTTGCCGATCAATTTCGATTCGCCCTACAAGGCCACGTCGATCATCGAGTTCTGGCGCCGCTGGCATATCACGCTGTCCAATTTCTTGCGCGATTATCTGTATATCCCGCTGGGCGGCAACCGCAAGGGCAGCATGCAGCGCTACCTGAACTTGCTGATCACCATGGTGCTGGGCGGCTTGTGGCATGGCGCCAACTGGACTTACCTGCTGTGGGGCGCGCTGCATGGCTTGTACCTGATCGTCAACCACGCGCTGCGGCGTCTGCTGGGCGGCCGCGACAGTCTACTCATCCGCGTGCCGGGCGCCGCCGCCACGTTCCTGGCGGTGGTGCTGGCCTGGGTGTTTTTCCGCGCCGCTTCGGTGCCGGTCGCGCTGGATCTGCTCAACGGCATGGCCGGCGGCACCTTGACGCCGGCCATGCAAGGCACGCTGCTGGGCGTCAACCGCATCATGCAACTCGATATGTGCTTATGGTGGCTGGCCGCTTGCGCCATGGTCGCGTTCCTGTTGCCGAACGCCTACCAGTTACTGGGACGCGGCATGCGCCCGGAACAGGAACGCGCGCTGGAAGGCACGCGCGGCAGCATGTTGCTGGGCGCCTTGCTGATGCTGTGTTTCCTGCTGCTGGCCATCAGCGAAACGCGCGGCGTGTCCGAATTCCTGTATTTTAATTTTTAG
- a CDS encoding RidA family protein, which yields MDILLPPGWVRPRGYSNGVAASGRTVCVSGMIGWDGQGKFHTADFAGQVRQALLNVVAVLAEADARPEHIVRMTWYVLDKKEYVAAYKQIGAAYRDIIGSHFPAMTAVQVAGLIEDEARVEIEVTAIVPG from the coding sequence ATGGACATATTGTTGCCGCCGGGCTGGGTCCGGCCGCGTGGTTATTCGAACGGCGTGGCGGCCAGCGGGCGCACCGTCTGCGTCAGCGGCATGATAGGCTGGGATGGCCAGGGCAAGTTCCACACCGCCGATTTCGCCGGCCAGGTGCGCCAGGCCTTGCTGAACGTGGTGGCGGTGCTGGCCGAGGCCGACGCCCGGCCGGAACACATCGTGCGCATGACCTGGTATGTGCTCGACAAGAAGGAATACGTGGCGGCCTACAAGCAGATCGGCGCGGCTTACCGCGACATCATCGGTTCGCACTTTCCGGCGATGACGGCGGTGCAGGTGGCCGGTTTGATCGAGGACGAGGCCCGGGTCGAGATCGAGGTGACGGCGATCGTGCCCGGGTAG